The DNA segment TCCAACATTATATGTACGGCTACGCGCCGGAGCCGCCTAAAATTTCCGCCCAAGTAACGAAAACCGACCCCGCCGCCTTCGACGGCAAGGCGACGTTGAAAGAGGTGGAAATCCGATTTACTGAGTTGCCGGAAAATGCTCCCCGCATTCATCTGGTGCTTTTCGTCCCCAATCGGAAAAAAGGTCCCTTCCCCGTTTTTCTGGGATTGAACGATTTGGGCAATCAGGTTGTTGCGCCTGTTTCCAGTTTGACCATCGATAGCAGCGTCGAATTGGACGAACGCCTCAAAAAAGCGAACGCCGCCGCCCGCGGCAGCCAGACGGATTTCTGGCGCGTGGAAAACAGCCTTGATCGCGGATACGCCTTCGCCACTTTCTATCAAGGCGACATCGATCACGATAAGAACGACTTCACGGACGGCATCCATCCCTTTTATCCCAACTTGCCCGGCCCTCAAGAAGCTCGCTGGGGAACGATCGCCGCTTGGGCCTGGGGCTTGCAGCGCGGTGTGGATTATCTCTCAACGGATACCGATATCGATAAGACGAAAATCTGCTTGATCGGCCATTCCCGCCGCGGCAAGACGGCTTTGCTGGCCGCCGCTTTCGACGAACGAGTCGCCATCGCCGTTCCTCATCAATCTGGAACCGGCGGCTGCGCCCTCAGCCGCAACAACAACCAGGAAACCGTAGAGCGCATCAACCGCGTTTTCCCCCATTGGTTCAACGATATTTTTCCCCAATTCAACAACAACGAAGACAAATTGCCCTTCGATCAGCATCTGCTGATGGCGCTCATCGCTCCCCGAGCTTTGATGGATACGGCGGGACTTCAAGACGAATGGGCTAATTACGAAAACGCCTTGAAATCGCTAAAGGCGGCGGATAAGGTATACAAATTTCTCGGTTGCCAAGGATTGGTCGGAAATGGCGTCATTGAAGGAGACGCCCCGATTGCAACGGATAATGTTGGAGAAATCCTGCAATACCGCCGCGACGAAAAGCATACGCTGAACCTCGGCTATTGGGATAAAATCCTCGATTTCGCCGACGTCTATTTTCAAAAGCGGGAAAAGACGAAGTGATGAATGATGAATAATTATATTCGTAGAGTAGGCTCAAAGCGAAGCGCAGCCCACCACGTCCTAAAGAAAAATGATTGAGAAGCCTTGGCTCGGCGGGAGCCTCGCCCTCCCTTCTTGTTTGAATGCGAATCCAGGGAGGGCGAATCTCCTGATGAGCCAGATTCGTAAGGTGGGCTCAACGCGAAGCGCAGCCCACCTAATTACTTTTCCCTCCGCTTCGTAAAAAAAATGTCATAGTTATTCCCTTTCCGCGTTAAGGATGTATAAAATACATTTCGCATCCCTTTATAGAAAGGGATGACGCTAATCGAAGGAGAATAAGTAAATGAATCACGCGTACGGCGCATCGTCATTCTTACGCATGGGATTGGTTGCAGTCTTGCTAACGATCCTGTCGGTCCCGTCATTGACGGCGGTGGAATTGCCGTTGGTTACGGAAGAAGGCATCATCGCGGGAGAAATGAACATCGAATTTCAAACGCGAACATCCCGCGACCTTACCGGTAAACTGGCGGAAGGATCCCCCGCCGAAAACACAAAAGATAAATACGAGTTCGCTTTGAACGTCGCTAAAACCACGGAATTCTCAGGCTCTATCACCCGCCAGCCCCGTTTGTTCAGCAAAATGTTGGGCCGTGAAAAACAACCGGCGGAATTGCAATACGACGTTACCTTGTCCGTCCGTAATCCCTCCAATTTGGATCAGAAGAGAAGCGTGGGCAAATGGGTCGGCCTCGTCCCCGTCGACGATAAAGGCGTCTATCGCCTGGACGGCGGAAGCGCGAAGGGCAGCCCGCTGCGCATGGCTATCGACTCTATCGGTTCCGCCCAAGGATTTACGGAAAATTTCGGCGGCCAATTGGCCGGAAAAACTTCGGAGAAAAAGGGCCTTGTTCCTTATACCTTCTCCCGGCTGATTGCTGGTAAAAAAGTCGATATTCAAGTGAAAAACAGCGATCCCATGCGCTTCGAGAACATCGTTCTCGCCGCTGGTCCGGCAAAAAGTTACCCCAAAACCGCCGTCAACGGCCGCTTGGATTACGATTACGAAACCGGCAACTGGTACACCGACGGCATCCGCTTCCGCTATTCGCTGGAGGGCGCGGATTGCGAGGACGTCGTGACGGGATCGATCAAATGGGTGGAAGATCCCAACCGCGATCAAAACGGAAAAGGAAAATACGAATTCAACCTGCGCTTCAACGAAGATAAAAATCAGTCGGCCACCAGCGAAAGCGACGTCTTCAAAGGCGGCGCCAGCAACGAAGAGGCGTTCTTCTTCGTCGACAATACCGTCCCCAGCCTGACGGGAACCATCGAATACGCCGATCAGATGATTCCGGGAAAAGACCTTCCCGCCAGCAGCAAGATTACCTACAAACTGAACGCCAACAAACTGACCAAACAACAAGTCGTCAATTTCGTCAAACTATGGCTGATCTGCGTCGGACCTACAAACGACGAATGAAAACGGCTTGTCAAGACGCCATTATTACGAACGAATAACCAGCCGCTAAAGCGAACGCCCCTTCGGAATTCATCCCGATGGGGCGTTTCATTGAAATTCTTTCTCTCATCATCCTAAAAACGGCAGTTGGCAATTTGTTTGAGAATATTAATCCTCCTTGGTTCTTCTCCAAATTATATGGGTGAAGGAATAGGGATACCCGGAAAAGCGGCTCGAAGTTTCAAGGCAAAATAGTCTATATCATGTTACCCTAAAGCGATCCGTTTAATGACTTTGGCTTTGTTGTTGATCGCTTTCAATAAGGAAGAATGGATCGGATAAAGGAAGTTCGCCGCTATCCCTTCCCAATGCTTCCTGAGCATACGGGCGAATTTCTTCAATGGCTCGATTTTCGAATAGATCGCCCGGCGATACCAGTCCCGGAAATAGGTCTCGGCCCATTGCGGAGACCGGTAGTCCCACAGCGGCTTCAAATCCTTATTCGAAACATGCACGGCGTTGATCGGTTTGTTCAGCGCCAGTAACTCCGAGAGTCGAATGCGCTTTTTTCCCCGCACTTTCGCGCGATTTCTCAGGAGAAGATAGCGCGAGCCTTTAATGACTTCCCGCGTCTTCATGGAGGCCCGCTTGAATTCTCGGCGACGCACTTGATCGACGACTTGGGCCATGCGGGAAAGAATATGGAACTTGTCGAACACGAGGCGTGCTTGCGGACAATGCTTTTTCGTGGCTTTCATAAAAGCCGGCCACATGTCCATGGCCACCGCTTCGATTTGGCGGCAGCGCTTCTTCCCCAGCTTTCGGTAAAACCGATTCAAGGCTTTTTCCGCCCAGCCATTCTCCACTTACACCACGCGCTTTGTAATAAAGTCGACGATCACCGTCACGCAACTATGTCCCTTCTTGATCGCCAATTCGTCGATCGCAACCTTCGCAAGCCGTCGTAATTCGGCGAATTCAGCCGCTTCTCCAACGTTTGCTTGTCGATTCGCTTCACCGCCTTCCAATCCATGTCGAGAAATCGCGCTACGGCCTTCACCGACGCTAACTCGCAAAGACGCGCTACCTATTCTTCAAACCGCATCGTGCTTCTCCCATAGGGAGGCAGCCAGTCCAGACGCTCCGTCTTCACTCCGCAATGAGGACATTCCACCCGTACTTGAAAGAACACGAGATACACATCCCATTTCCCGAACGGAAGATCGCGCACGTGGGGGAAGGTCATGACAAGGGAGGCGTGGAGAGCCGCGGCAAAGGCATTCGCCTGCAGCATCTCACCCCGATTCCGCAAGGCGAATCGTTGGCGGAGATTTCCCAAGCGTTGCTCGCAAGGATGGAGAAAGCGTTCGCCGTCAAGAAGGATGCCCAAGGCCAGAGCGTAATCGGGAAGATCGAAGAAGAGCGCCGCCATCTGCGCGCTTTGCCGCTTCGTCCGTTCGATCCCAGCCGCCTGGTTCTGGTCTCCATGAGCAGTCAATCGACCGTGCGCCTGGAAGGAGCCTTGTATTCGTTTCCATCGCATTGGGCGCGGCTTGACGCGGCGGCGTATGTGGGAGTCGACCAGGCGCGCATCGTACGCCGGGGCGAAACCATGACCTATCCCAAGAAACGCCGGGGCGAGAAGCAGATTTGCTACCGCCATTATTTGCGCGAGCTGACACGTAAGCCGCAAGTCGCTCCCGAGTTGATGACGGAGTTGGGGGAGCTGTTCCAGCGTTTATGGAAACTATTTGAGGAGATGCACTGTGGCAAAGAGACGGGCCGGGTAATAGCCAAGGTGCTGCAAACCATTGTCGATCATTCGTTGTAAGAAGTGGAGAAAGCAGTTTAGAGCGCGTTGCAAGCCGATCGCGTGGATTTACTGGGCTTGGCGCGATTCAAGCGGGAAGCGGAATCGCGGACGGTTCCGGTTCCCGAAGCCTTGAAAGAATTCGTGATCGAGAAAGTGCAGGCCGCCGATTACGATTTTCTGTTGCGGGGAGGATGCCATGAACAATAGCGCTCTCCACGCCGTCATTCAGGAATACGGAAAAGAACGGAACGTCCCCGCGATCATGCGCCTGTATCCCGAAATCGCCCGCCTGGCGCGGGATGGGGAGTATCGGTACGAGGAGTTTCTCAAACAGGTGCTCGAAGCCGAGGCGGGAGAACGCCGCGGCCACTGCGCCGAGAAGCGGATTCGACAGGCACTCTTTCCAGACCGCAAAACGCTGGATCAAATTAATTGGACGGCGTTATGGGGAATCGCCAAACCGAATGTTCTCGAACTGGCTAGTTGCGAATACGTCGAACAAGGCCACGACGTCGTTCTGGCGGGACCGATCGGAACGGAAAAAACCCATCTGGCTATTGCGTTGGGCATGGAAGCCGCCCGCCGCCGCTACCGAGTGGCGTTCACCCGCGCTTCCGATCTCGTGCGGGATTTGATGGAGGCCAAAGACGAACGCACGCTGGGCCGCCTTCATCAACGCTGCTTGGGAGTCAGTCTCTTGATCGTCGACGAGCTAGGATTCACGCCCTTCGACAAGACGGAAGGGGAATTGCTTTTCAATCTTCTCGCCGACCGCTACGAACGCCGTTCCACAATCGTCACGACCAACCTTGATTTCGGCGAATGGGTGCAGGTCTTCAGCAGTGAAAAACTGGCCACGGCGCTGCTCTATCGCCTGATTCATCACGCCCAGATTCTCACGACCAAGGGAGCTTCGTACCGAACCCGGCGTAAAAGCGAGAAAAACGAGTGAGCGCTCCAACGGCGGGTTGTGGATCGCGCCGCGTCTGCCGCGGCCTGTGCACAAATGATCGAACCGCCTGAACGGCGGCCCTCCATTTGCGCACAGTCCACTTGGATAAGTCTTCGACTTACCCACAGCCGCTTGGATAACTGCGCCAACAACCGCGCAGTTATCCACACGCTCCACAACCATGCGGATACCGAAAAATCATCGATTCTCTTTGAAAAAAAAACTTGCAATAAGAATTCTGGAAGAGTAAAACATCACTGGGGTGGGTCAAAAACCAATCGTTGCCCTGGGTCAATTTCCAACCGTTGCCAACAGAAACCGCCGGTTGCCTTCGAGAATACCTGGAAGAACAAGGGATTGATGCAAGAAAACCAGTCACCGTCTTCTTCAACCATCTGGGAACTCCACTTAGCCGATTTGGTATTCGCTACCTTCTGACCAAATATTTGCGAAAGGTCTATCCCCAACGACCCTCTCTGCAAAAGAAACGACTCCATCCCCATAGTCTGCGACACAGTTTGGCGATGCATTTGCTGAAATCCGGTGTGGACCTCTGTTCTATCGCTAATTGGTTGGGACATGTCAGTGTGGTTACCACGAACAAGTATGTAACTTTGGATTTAGATATGAAAAGACAAGCCCTCGCCAAAGCCCAACCTTTGGTTGAGACGACCGGGAATTCCAAATCGTGGAGGCAAGATCCCGATATCATCGCATGGTTGGAGTCTCTATGAATAGCTATTCCGGGAGAAAATTAATGTGGAGTTATTTGATGAAATACACCCACAGGAAGGAGAACAACTAAAATATCTTACCATTAATAAACACTCACCATTAGCGCAATATGAGGCGCTGGAAGTTCTTGAGACTCGGTTGACAGTCCGAATACGATGCGCATAAATTTGGGATCAGATTCGAGGCTTGAACCGTCATTTCGAGTAATGGAAAAATCTTCAAACCATCGTTCGATATTTTGAACCAGCGATTCGAACGATCCTTCCATCCAGTCGCGCACCATTACCCGGCCCGCTGCACCGGAAAGAGTTAAAGCATAATAGACGTTATTGGATAAATCAGTTCTTTTTCCGGTATGAATGGCTTGTAAAAGTTCTTTGGCTTTTTTTTGCGCGATTTGTTCTTCATTTTCTCCTGGATCAATGAGGATTTGAAAAGGATTTTCTTCTTCTGGTATGTGTGTTTTGAACCAGGGGACGACAAACGCCTCGCCAATCCTTTGCCCATGATTTTGGATCAATCCATTTAGAGAATTGCGATATTGGAATGCTTCGGCTTCTGAAACTGCGCAGTTCGAACCTTGTTGGAGACCATAGGAACAAAAAGCGTCTTTATCAAAACTGATTAGCCGATCTCCAGTCGCTAAACCGCCAACCGATGAAAGTCCCTTGATGGTTGGATTGGAGGTTAAAGGCTCTACGGATTGGCCGCTGAGAATGGAAATCATTCCATTTTTCTTGGATTCTTTTTCAAGGGAGGATCGAAATTCGCGCCAACAATTGTGCCATACATCCATTTCAACGGGAAACGGAATTCCAAATTCATTTTTTAATGCCAAAGTAATTGAGTCGCTTGGTTTGGCTTTAAGGTCATGAAATCTTTCGTTGATTTTGTTTATCGAATCTTGATCGGAGATTGTATGAGCAACCTTTTCAAAAAAGGGAAAGATTGAGGAAACTTCATGTAAATATTTAACAAAAAACGAATGTTTTTCTTTGGATTTTTTAATATTTTTCTCTTCTTCATCTTTTTTAATCAATAATGTGACAACCGAGGTGGTCTCGATTAAAAAATGGCATCGCGTTTCATTGCCGCCGACTAATTCAGGTTGAGAAAGATCTGGACATTTCTCGAATAATCTCCCTTTTCTTTTTTTGTCATTCGGATCGGCCAGATCTAGCGCCTCTAAAAAATCTCCTTCGTTGTCAAATACCATCGCCCAGCGGACAATTTTTGAAGTAAATCCCGGTTCGCTCTCTCCTTTAGGCAGATAATTCAGCATTTCTCTTTACCCCCTTGATTCGGTTTGCGTACGGCTTCGCTTTCGTAAGCGGGAACGGATAGAACGCCTTTTTCGACTATGGCGTGAAAAAAACTAATAAATTGCGGATAATCTTCTTTTCCCCGGCGAGGCATTGAGAGATCGAAAACGTCGTATAACATCCAACCGACGTCGCGATTGTCTTGAATCGGCGGCGGATTGTCGGCCTGTTTTTCATCTACTAGACGGAAATAAGCCGGAAATTCGCGGCAGCCGAAATAGGGTTGATAGAAACATTTCCCGTGTCTTGCGCGGCGTTGGAATTGAGGGGAGGCGCCGTTGAGGTTGGAGCCGCCAAATGGCTTCATTTAGGCGTACAATCGATAACGGACATCGCAAAGCGCCATTGTCTGCCGTTGAGTACGTCCTCTAGTTTCATCTTCGCCGTCCGCCCATATAGGTTCGGGTTCTTTGTTCCCTTCCATCCATTGTTTTACGGTTCGCTCGGCTGGTCCTTTGCCTTTCACTTCATTTCGTCGCAACGCGATGTATTTCGGCGGAGCGAGAATATCGATTTGTACAATCTGCCAGCGAAATTCAGGCTTCCAGTACACCGCCTCGAAGATGCCGCGAGCGGCGGAGGGGGTAATCACCGGATAACTAAACCGCTCGACTTTCATTTCGGGACAGGTGAAACAGGCGAAATCGCCCCAAACTTCCAAAATCTGCCTTTCGGATTGCATGATCGTTCTCCTTTCTATTCTCAGATCAAAAGTAAATCAGGTTGTTCGGGTCTTAATCCAAGCCGGTCGTCGTAATGGCTTTCTTTGGAATAAAAATACCAATCGGTCTCTTCCTGGCCATGATAGGAAATGGGAATGAGATAAGGATTCTTATCTGATGAATTTGTTTTATACAAATTAACTGTAAGCGGCCGGGATCGGCGTATCCAAGAAGCGGATAAGCCACTCTCCTCCGCTTCCGCTCTTAAAGAGCGGAATAAGTCGATACATCCGCCATAAGGCGCCAGAACATTAATTGTGTTTTGTTTGATGAGGCGGTATTCTTTAGCGATTTCAGGAAAATCACCCGTAAAAATCGCATTTTTTAAGCTCTCATTCATCGATTCGGGTTTCTTTAAATCGTAAAGCGTTCTGTAGTATTCCTCGAATAAACAGGGATCATCGATATCCATCCCCACTTCTCCTTTCTCTTTTAAAAGCATCCGAGTTACGCTAGCGGCTTGCTCGTAACCGCCAGGCGGATATTGGATTTTCCCATCGTTTTCGGGTAGAAATACAAACACTTCGCCCGACTCCCACAAACCATTTCGGTTACAGCGTCCCGCCGCCTGAGCGATGGCTTCCAACGGTCCCAAAGCGCGATATACAACAGGAAAATCGATATCCACGCCCGCTTCTACGCATTGAGTGGAGATCAAGCGGCATGGTTTCTTATCCTCCAGGCGTTGGCGGATGAGTTCTAGGGTATGCGTCCGATGCGCCGGACACATAGAAGTAGAAAGATGAAAGAGAGAGTTATCGCCGTCTTGATTCATTATCCCGATAAGTTCCCAGGCGTGACGCTTGACGTTGACAATGCACAAAACTTGTTTGTAAGTTAACAAATCTTCGGCGATTTGGCTGAAAGGCGCAGGCTTATCCAAATCCGGCCAGTGAACTTCGGTTCGTTTGCTGCGGGAAAAGAGATTAAGGTTGCAGGAAACAATCTCCTTCGGTTTCCATTCCGTATTTTTTCCATATTGATGGACGTATGGATTTAGATGATCGAACGCCGGTTGCGTTGCGGTAGCGAATACAATGCTGGATCCGAATCGAGTCGAGAGATGAGACAACGCCGATAAAGTCGGCAATACGATATCCAAGGGGAGCGTCTGCACCTCATCGAATAAAATGACGCTGCTCGCCAGGTTATGCAATTTCCGGCAGGCGAAAGGACGATTGGAGAATAACGATTGCAATAATTGAACGTGAGTCGTAATAATGATTGGCGCATCCCAATTCTCGGCAAGAAGACGGGAAAAATGGTTTTGCTGATCGCCGCGCGAGTTCGTCTCCTCGCCGGTTCCCGCCAAACTATGATCTTCCAATACGAATTCTTCGGGATAATCGGCGCCAAAGACCTTACGATAAATCTGGGCGGTTTGTTCGATGATAGTAAGGAAGGGGATAACGACAATGATTCGCCGCAAGCGGTTTTGAATGGCGTGACGAAGCGCAAACGCCAACATGGAAAGCGTTTTTCCCGAACCGGTTGGCGCGGATAGCGTCCATGTTCCTGCGGGGGAATCTGCGGCGCGAAGGCATTCTTTCCATAAATCATCGCGAATCCGCTGGATTTCAGAAGAGGAATCGGCTTTTGCTCTGACGCATTCAATCTGTTTCGATAATGCGTCAAACGCCTTTGGAGGCGTCCAAAGGCGGCCCGTTCCGGCGGAATTGCTTTCCTTCCCCATTGCGATTGAAATGCGCTTCCGTATCGAGAAAATCAGCGTCAACTAAACAGGAAAACAAAAGGCGAAGATCGAGTTCGAGGGGGATGCCAGACAGGGACATTTTATTTATATTTATTGTTGAATGAGTTGCCTCTGGAAAATCACTTTTAAACCGATTTAATAATATTTGAGTATTGGCTTCAGATAATTTAAGATTTAATGGATGTCTCTGCGCTAATTTTTCCTGATTGCACAAATTCCATAAATCGGGAAAAGGTTGCAAACCAAGGTGATGTCCTAAAATCGCAGACGATGAAAGTAATTCTTTGAAATCTTTTGCCGCTACATAAGCCCCCGCCGACCAATGGTCGATATGCTTCTCTTTTCCTTGCAGCCGTTTTTGAAAAAGGTCTCCATATTTTCCTACGTCGTGGAGCCATCCCGCCACGCGCGCCGAATCGATAAATGTCGGATCATGCGGCAGTGTTTCTTTGGCGAATGAAGCGCAAAGTTCGGATACGGATTTCAGGTGTTCTTTAAGCGGATGAGGCGGAAGGTTCGAATCGCGTTTAGGAGGAGTATGCGCTAAAATCGTATTCATCATTTTCTTCATTCATTTACTGTATAATACAACACCTGATCCACAATACCACACTTGATGTACTTGAATCATAGCATAGCCTGGTCAAGATAACTATGTTCCAGGAAGAATATGCAAATTTATCCAAGCAACTAAAATGCCATATACTATATATAATGCGTATATGCGTATAATTTCCTGATTTGTAAAGAGATAGTGAAATAATGGAGTTTTTTTATGAAAAGAATTAATATAGGAATAGATCAAATAATGACCTATAGCAATCATTTTTTGACTTGGGAATCGGACTTTTTATTTGTTTATCCATTAATTAATTCGATATCACAAATAACTTGCTCACAAATCAATTTCAAAACGCCTCTTCCGCCCGTTTCATAAACTCCTTCCGGTCGGAGTGAAGGTATCGGATAAACGCCGCCTGGTTGGAATGCCGGGCAAGATGCCGAGCATCATATCCGAAGCGTGCAAAAAGCCGCGTAGAAAACGTATGCTAATGTTTAACTTATTGATTTCGCTGGGATTGGAAGGATATGGAGCTAAGGGGGATCGAACCCCTGACCTCTTGACTGCCAGTCAAGCGCTCTCCCAGCTGAGCTACAGCCCCAATACGTAAGGAATCTTAGTAAATCCCCCGGAAAAATCAAGCGGCGCGGCGATGATTTCGCGAAGAAAGAAATAAACGGCTCGGCGGCGAAATTCATTCAAGGCTATGGTATAATTTCGGATTATTGAGGTTCTTGCAAAAATGGTATAATTTTCTTTTCAATTCTCCCCCCAAGCTTGGGGGGAGTTAGAGGCAATGTCGTTAAGTTAAGGATAGACTAATTCCTTAATCGAAAATATCAACAAATCTAATAGCATGAATTTGTTGAATTTAAAATCCCTCACCCTAACCCTCTCCCAGAGGGCGAGGGAATGGAATTTCGTCACGTTATGTCTTAACTTAATGACATTGGAGTTAGAGGGGGGTTGATTTTGTTAGACTTATCTCAACCCCCTCCTAATCTCCCCCAAGCTTGGGGGAGGAATAATATAGTTTTGCAAGAGGCTCTATTGTTAAAAATCAATGAAGGAAAGAGCCATAAATATGAAACAACGCGCCTTTACCTTGATCGAGTTGTTAATCGTCGTGGCCATCATTGGCATTCTCGCCGCCATCGCCGTTCCCAATTTTCTCAACGCCCAGACGCGGGCGCGGGTAGCGCGGGTCATGGGGGATCATCAGGCGCTCGACTTGGCGCTTCAAACCTATTGCCTCGATCATAACGATTTTCCCTGGCCAATCGGCAACGGCCAGGGCCATTCGTCCTATTCCGTCTATATCGAATACGTCCACGAACTGACGACGCCGGTTCCCTATATCGCTTCCGTCTCCTACACGGATATCTTCAAACCGCGCCGGGAAAATACGAACTGGTATCCGGAAAAAACCGTCTTCAGTTATCAATACGTCAGCTACTACGGAAGTTGGGCGCGATTGTCCAACGTCTCCGCCGCCTCGAACGGCCAGTACGTCAAAGGATTCTGCGTTTCCAGTTACGGACCGGATCAAGGCGCATCCGGCGTGGAATGGCATCCGCTCACCGGCGCCAACAGTTCCATCTATACGGCCAGCAACGGGCTGGTCAGCAAAGGCGACATAGGCCGCTTCGGGGGCGCAATCAAGGCGAAAACCGTTACCATGGGCGGATGAATGAATCCGATCGCTCGCAATGCGCGCCGCAAAGACAGTTCGAATAGGCGGGCCTCAAAGGCTATGAATTTTGCCATTAGCGTTTCAATCCTTGCCACAGTTCCAACGAAAGAATAAACTGGATCGTTGCGAAAAAATCAATATGGCAATCGTTTTGAAGCAGGGGGATTCTTTTCGCGTTATTATCATCGAAGAAAATCATTTCTCGGCTTGCGAAAAGGCGTGAATAGGATGAAAAAATTATCCCAAAAACAATGGTATATTCTCGTTACTACTTTTTTCGTTTTTC comes from the Candidatus Omnitrophota bacterium genome and includes:
- the cas3 gene encoding CRISPR-associated helicase Cas3' is translated as MGKESNSAGTGRLWTPPKAFDALSKQIECVRAKADSSSEIQRIRDDLWKECLRAADSPAGTWTLSAPTGSGKTLSMLAFALRHAIQNRLRRIIVVIPFLTIIEQTAQIYRKVFGADYPEEFVLEDHSLAGTGEETNSRGDQQNHFSRLLAENWDAPIIITTHVQLLQSLFSNRPFACRKLHNLASSVILFDEVQTLPLDIVLPTLSALSHLSTRFGSSIVFATATQPAFDHLNPYVHQYGKNTEWKPKEIVSCNLNLFSRSKRTEVHWPDLDKPAPFSQIAEDLLTYKQVLCIVNVKRHAWELIGIMNQDGDNSLFHLSTSMCPAHRTHTLELIRQRLEDKKPCRLISTQCVEAGVDIDFPVVYRALGPLEAIAQAAGRCNRNGLWESGEVFVFLPENDGKIQYPPGGYEQAASVTRMLLKEKGEVGMDIDDPCLFEEYYRTLYDLKKPESMNESLKNAIFTGDFPEIAKEYRLIKQNTINVLAPYGGCIDLFRSLRAEAEESGLSASWIRRSRPLTVNLYKTNSSDKNPYLIPISYHGQEETDWYFYSKESHYDDRLGLRPEQPDLLLI
- a CDS encoding CRISPR-associated endonuclease Cas3'', encoding MMNTILAHTPPKRDSNLPPHPLKEHLKSVSELCASFAKETLPHDPTFIDSARVAGWLHDVGKYGDLFQKRLQGKEKHIDHWSAGAYVAAKDFKELLSSSAILGHHLGLQPFPDLWNLCNQEKLAQRHPLNLKLSEANTQILLNRFKSDFPEATHSTININKMSLSGIPLELDLRLLFSCLVDADFLDTEAHFNRNGEGKQFRRNGPPLDASKGV
- a CDS encoding tyrosine-type recombinase/integrase, producing MPTETAGCLREYLEEQGIDARKPVTVFFNHLGTPLSRFGIRYLLTKYLRKVYPQRPSLQKKRLHPHSLRHSLAMHLLKSGVDLCSIANWLGHVSVVTTNKYVTLDLDMKRQALAKAQPLVETTGNSKSWRQDPDIIAWLESL
- a CDS encoding prepilin-type N-terminal cleavage/methylation domain-containing protein gives rise to the protein MKQRAFTLIELLIVVAIIGILAAIAVPNFLNAQTRARVARVMGDHQALDLALQTYCLDHNDFPWPIGNGQGHSSYSVYIEYVHELTTPVPYIASVSYTDIFKPRRENTNWYPEKTVFSYQYVSYYGSWARLSNVSAASNGQYVKGFCVSSYGPDQGASGVEWHPLTGANSSIYTASNGLVSKGDIGRFGGAIKAKTVTMGG
- the istB gene encoding IS21-like element helper ATPase IstB encodes the protein MNNSALHAVIQEYGKERNVPAIMRLYPEIARLARDGEYRYEEFLKQVLEAEAGERRGHCAEKRIRQALFPDRKTLDQINWTALWGIAKPNVLELASCEYVEQGHDVVLAGPIGTEKTHLAIALGMEAARRRYRVAFTRASDLVRDLMEAKDERTLGRLHQRCLGVSLLIVDELGFTPFDKTEGELLFNLLADRYERRSTIVTTNLDFGEWVQVFSSEKLATALLYRLIHHAQILTTKGASYRTRRKSEKNE
- a CDS encoding type I-C CRISPR-associated protein Cas8c/Csd1 yields the protein MLNYLPKGESEPGFTSKIVRWAMVFDNEGDFLEALDLADPNDKKRKGRLFEKCPDLSQPELVGGNETRCHFLIETTSVVTLLIKKDEEEKNIKKSKEKHSFFVKYLHEVSSIFPFFEKVAHTISDQDSINKINERFHDLKAKPSDSITLALKNEFGIPFPVEMDVWHNCWREFRSSLEKESKKNGMISILSGQSVEPLTSNPTIKGLSSVGGLATGDRLISFDKDAFCSYGLQQGSNCAVSEAEAFQYRNSLNGLIQNHGQRIGEAFVVPWFKTHIPEEENPFQILIDPGENEEQIAQKKAKELLQAIHTGKRTDLSNNVYYALTLSGAAGRVMVRDWMEGSFESLVQNIERWFEDFSITRNDGSSLESDPKFMRIVFGLSTESQELPAPHIALMVSVY
- a CDS encoding transposase → MENGWAEKALNRFYRKLGKKRCRQIEAVAMDMWPAFMKATKKHCPQARLVFDKFHILSRMAQVVDQVRRREFKRASMKTREVIKGSRYLLLRNRAKVRGKKRIRLSELLALNKPINAVHVSNKDLKPLWDYRSPQWAETYFRDWYRRAIYSKIEPLKKFARMLRKHWEGIAANFLYPIHSSLLKAINNKAKVIKRIALG
- a CDS encoding acetylxylan esterase yields the protein KDLPSHPELPDPLTMFDGTPVKTKEQWFEQRRPELKKLFQHYMYGYAPEPPKISAQVTKTDPAAFDGKATLKEVEIRFTELPENAPRIHLVLFVPNRKKGPFPVFLGLNDLGNQVVAPVSSLTIDSSVELDERLKKANAAARGSQTDFWRVENSLDRGYAFATFYQGDIDHDKNDFTDGIHPFYPNLPGPQEARWGTIAAWAWGLQRGVDYLSTDTDIDKTKICLIGHSRRGKTALLAAAFDERVAIAVPHQSGTGGCALSRNNNQETVERINRVFPHWFNDIFPQFNNNEDKLPFDQHLLMALIAPRALMDTAGLQDEWANYENALKSLKAADKVYKFLGCQGLVGNGVIEGDAPIATDNVGEILQYRRDEKHTLNLGYWDKILDFADVYFQKREKTK